One segment of Vulpes lagopus strain Blue_001 chromosome 8, ASM1834538v1, whole genome shotgun sequence DNA contains the following:
- the RNF6 gene encoding E3 ubiquitin-protein ligase RNF6 isoform X4 produces MNPSRSRSHDGSEEASSQDHNHREGERRWQQERLHREEAYYQFINELNDEDYRLMRDHNLLGTPGEITSEELQQRLDGVKEQLANQPDLRNGTNTRDSEVPRENSNEDSLLEWLNTFRRTGNATRSGQNGNQTWRALLD; encoded by the exons ATGAATCCGTCTAGATCTAGATCGCATGATGGTAGTGAAGAAGCCTCATCTCAAGACCATAATCATCGTGAAGGTGAGAGAAGATGGCAGCAAGAGCGTCTCCACAGAGAAGAAGCCTATTATCAGTTTATTAATGAACTCAATGATGAAGATTATAGGCTAATGAGAGACCACAATCTTTTAGGCACCCCTG gagAAATAACGTCAGAAGAACTACAACAGCGGTTAGATGGAGTCAAGGAACAACTAGCAAATCAGCCTGACTTGAGAAATGGGACAAATACCAGAG ACTCAGAAGTCCCTAGAGAAAATTCAAATGAAGATTCTCTGCTAGAATGGTTGAACACCTTTCGACGCACAGGAAACGCAACTCGAAGTGGACAAAATGGGAACCAAACTTGGAGAGCT
- the RNF6 gene encoding E3 ubiquitin-protein ligase RNF6 isoform X3 produces MNPSRSRSHDGSEEASSQDHNHREGERRWQQERLHREEAYYQFINELNDEDYRLMRDHNLLGTPGEITSEELQQRLDGVKEQLANQPDLRNGTNTRDSEVPRENSNEDSLLEWLNTFRRTGNATRSGQNGNQTWRAVLDVS; encoded by the exons ATGAATCCGTCTAGATCTAGATCGCATGATGGTAGTGAAGAAGCCTCATCTCAAGACCATAATCATCGTGAAGGTGAGAGAAGATGGCAGCAAGAGCGTCTCCACAGAGAAGAAGCCTATTATCAGTTTATTAATGAACTCAATGATGAAGATTATAGGCTAATGAGAGACCACAATCTTTTAGGCACCCCTG gagAAATAACGTCAGAAGAACTACAACAGCGGTTAGATGGAGTCAAGGAACAACTAGCAAATCAGCCTGACTTGAGAAATGGGACAAATACCAGAG ACTCAGAAGTCCCTAGAGAAAATTCAAATGAAGATTCTCTGCTAGAATGGTTGAACACCTTTCGACGCACAGGAAACGCAACTCGAAGTGGACAAAATGGGAACCAAACTTGGAGAGCT GTTTTAGATGTCTCTTGA
- the RNF6 gene encoding E3 ubiquitin-protein ligase RNF6 isoform X1 has product MNPSRSRSHDGSEEASSQDHNHREGERRWQQERLHREEAYYQFINELNDEDYRLMRDHNLLGTPGEITSEELQQRLDGVKEQLANQPDLRNGTNTRDSEVPRENSNEDSLLEWLNTFRRTGNATRSGQNGNQTWRAVSRTNPNSGEFRFSLEIHINHENRGIEIHGEDHTGIPLSDISRDHTTSRQQRSASPVARRTRSQTSVNFSDSSSNIPRTRLGSRGQNSVEGSFSTLGRLRNGIGGAVGITRTSGPHNFSGHTNQSGGSELRQREGQRFGAAHVWENGARTNVTVRNTNQRLEPIRLRSTFSSRSRSPIQRQSGTVYRNSQRESRPLQQNIRRSVRRRGITRVFLEQDRERRGTAYAPFSNSRLVSRITVEEGEESSRSSTAARRHPTITLDLQVRRIRPGENRDRDSIASRTRSRVGLAENTVTIESNSGGFRRTISRLERSGIQTYVSTITVPLRRISENELVEPSSVALRSILRQIMTGFGELSSLMEAESESEIQRHGQHFPERHSGLSNVGAVNDISQHSEGTSQNRRAQEDSTAMHGENETTQPPARNSDTRGGRQLRNSNNLVETGTLPILRLAHFFLLNEGDDDDHIRGLTKEQIDNLSTRNYEHNSIDSELGKICSVCISDYVTGNKLRQLPCMHEFHIHCIDRWLSENCTCPICRQPVLGSSIANNG; this is encoded by the exons ATGAATCCGTCTAGATCTAGATCGCATGATGGTAGTGAAGAAGCCTCATCTCAAGACCATAATCATCGTGAAGGTGAGAGAAGATGGCAGCAAGAGCGTCTCCACAGAGAAGAAGCCTATTATCAGTTTATTAATGAACTCAATGATGAAGATTATAGGCTAATGAGAGACCACAATCTTTTAGGCACCCCTG gagAAATAACGTCAGAAGAACTACAACAGCGGTTAGATGGAGTCAAGGAACAACTAGCAAATCAGCCTGACTTGAGAAATGGGACAAATACCAGAG ACTCAGAAGTCCCTAGAGAAAATTCAAATGAAGATTCTCTGCTAGAATGGTTGAACACCTTTCGACGCACAGGAAACGCAACTCGAAGTGGACAAAATGGGAACCAAACTTGGAGAGCTGTGAGTCGAACAAACCCAAACAGTGGAGAGTTTCGGTTTAGTCTGGAAATACACATAAATCATGAGAATAGAGGAATTGAAATTCATGGTGAAGATCATACAGGCATTCCACTCTCAGATATTAGCAGGGATCATACTACAAGTAGGCAACAAAGATCAGCTAGTCCTGTGGCTAGGCGAACAAGAAGCCAAACCTCAGTGAATTTCAGTGATAGTAGTTCCAACATCCCAAGGACTAGGCTTGGTTCAAGGGGGCAGAATTCAGTAGAAGGATCTTTCTCAACATTAGGAAGATTAAGAAATGGAATCGGGGGAGCAGTTGGCATTACTAGAACTAGTGGTCCACACAATTTCAGTGGTCACACAAACCAGTCAGGTGGTAGTGAACTCAGGCAAAGGGAGGGGCAACGGTTTGGAGCAGCACATGTTTGGGAAAATGGGGCTAGAACTAATGTTACAGTGAGGAATACAAACCAAAGATTAGAGCCAATAAGATTACGGTCTACTTTCAGTAGTCGAAGCCGTTCACCAATTCAGAGACAAAGTGGCACTGTTTATCGTAATTCACAGAGGGAAAGTAGACCTTTACAGCAAAACATTAGAAGGTCTGTTAGGCGGAGAGGTATAACGCGTGTCTTTTTAGAGCAAGATAGGGAACGTAGAGGTACTGCCTATGCTCCATTCTCTAACTCAAGACTTGTGTCAAGAATAACagtagaagaaggagaagaatcCAGCAGATCCTCAACTGCTGCACGACGACATCCAACAATCACACTGGACCTCCAAGTGAGAAGGATTCGTCCTGGAGAAAACAGAGATCGGGATAGTATTGCAAGCAGAACTCGATCTAGGGTAGGGCTAGCAGAAAATACAGTCACTATTGAAAGCAATAGTGGGGGATTTCGCCGAACTATCTCTCGCTTAGAGCGATCGGGTATTCAAACCTATGTTAGTACTATCACAGTTCCTCTTCGTAGGATTTCTGAGAATGAGCTTGTTGAACCGTCATCAGTGGCTCTTCGGTCAATTTTAAGGCAGATCATGACTGGATTTGGAGAATTGAGTTCTTTAATGGAGGCCGAATCTGAGTCAGAGATTCAGAGACATGGTCAGCATTTTCCAGAGAGGCACTCAGGTCTGAGTAACGTAGGTGCAGTTAATGACATCAGCCAGCACAGTGAAGGTACCTCTCAAAACAGGCGGGCCCAAGAAGACAGCACTGCAATGCATGGTGAAAATGAAACTACCCAGCCTCCTGCCCGAAACAGTGATACTAGAGGTGGCAGGCAGTTGCGAAATTCAAATAACTTAGTTGAAACTGGAACACTACCTATCCTTCGccttgctcatttctttttactaaatgaaggtgatgatgatgatcacATACGTGGTTTAACCAAAGAGCAGATTGACAATCTTTCCACCCGGAACTATGAGCATAACAGTATTGATAGTGAACTAGGTAAAATCTGTAGTGTTTGTATCAGTGACTATGTAACTGGAAACAAGCTCAGGCAATTACCTTGCATGCATGAATTTCACATTCATTGTATTGACCGATGGCTCTCAGAGAATTGCACTTGCCCCATCTGTCGGCAGCCTGTTTTAGGGTCCAGCATAGCAAACAATGGGTGA
- the RNF6 gene encoding E3 ubiquitin-protein ligase RNF6 isoform X2 — translation MNPSRSRSHDGSEEASSQDHNHREGERRWQQERLHREEAYYQFINELNDEDYRLMRDHNLLGTPGEITSEELQQRLDGVKEQLANQPDLRNGTNTRDSEVPRENSNEDSLLEWLNTFRRTGNATRSGQNGNQTWRAIHPGKQTYS, via the exons ATGAATCCGTCTAGATCTAGATCGCATGATGGTAGTGAAGAAGCCTCATCTCAAGACCATAATCATCGTGAAGGTGAGAGAAGATGGCAGCAAGAGCGTCTCCACAGAGAAGAAGCCTATTATCAGTTTATTAATGAACTCAATGATGAAGATTATAGGCTAATGAGAGACCACAATCTTTTAGGCACCCCTG gagAAATAACGTCAGAAGAACTACAACAGCGGTTAGATGGAGTCAAGGAACAACTAGCAAATCAGCCTGACTTGAGAAATGGGACAAATACCAGAG ACTCAGAAGTCCCTAGAGAAAATTCAAATGAAGATTCTCTGCTAGAATGGTTGAACACCTTTCGACGCACAGGAAACGCAACTCGAAGTGGACAAAATGGGAACCAAACTTGGAGAGCT